A section of the Virgibacillus sp. NKC19-3 genome encodes:
- a CDS encoding FAD-dependent oxidoreductase, with protein MANSKIKLKKKELVANDTMAFHWEMPEGFEFKAGQLTHIKLINPSEIDEEGTKRALSLVYAPSENELVTATRLRDSAFKRVLKDLPEGSEVAFDGANGSFTLHKTESTPAVFIIGGIGITPIRSMIAEATNQQTDHELTLLYSNKTPDDAPFLSDLENMEKQNPNFKFVPVMTRSSADEWNGELGHIDADMLKRHVSDINKPIYYLSGPGNMVEAMQKMLVEAGVNEDNIRTEEFAGY; from the coding sequence ATGGCGAATAGTAAGATTAAATTAAAGAAAAAAGAATTAGTCGCGAATGATACCATGGCTTTCCACTGGGAAATGCCAGAAGGATTTGAATTTAAAGCTGGTCAGCTTACTCATATCAAATTGATTAATCCGAGTGAGATCGATGAAGAAGGGACGAAACGGGCGTTGTCACTCGTTTATGCGCCGAGTGAAAATGAATTGGTCACAGCTACTCGCCTGAGGGATTCAGCGTTTAAGCGGGTTTTAAAAGATTTGCCAGAAGGTAGTGAAGTAGCATTTGATGGGGCGAACGGAAGCTTTACCCTGCATAAAACGGAATCAACCCCGGCTGTATTTATCATTGGCGGCATTGGTATTACACCTATCCGAAGCATGATTGCGGAGGCTACAAATCAGCAAACGGATCATGAACTTACGTTGCTGTACTCGAATAAAACACCAGATGATGCTCCGTTTCTATCTGATCTTGAGAATATGGAAAAACAAAATCCAAATTTCAAGTTTGTTCCTGTCATGACGAGATCAAGTGCGGATGAGTGGAATGGGGAACTGGGCCACATTGATGCAGACATGCTTAAACGACATGTTTCAGATATAAATAAACCAATCTATTATTTGTCCGGTCCTGGAAATATGGTAGAAGCAATGCAGAAAATGCTTGTTGAAGCCGGTGTAAATGAAGATAATATTCGTACAGAAGAGTTTGCAGGATATTAA
- a CDS encoding TetR/AcrR family transcriptional regulator: MKQNFLMNVQRKRVIHVNGFEKRTEEKKKKILDATFELMNKDDDAGNVTMEEIAQRANVGKATLFKYFGSKDNLIHEVYQHFIDQLITGAREIVAENKSFEETLIALSQNKIGYLDKINHQFYMRMMDFFTKKDDAGQSLMMQKFNEVNYGMLLDLFHRGRKEGKVDLKYSDEFLLLYFQAIVEGISKPQIYEKIAPYTEEWTEMLIKGIAPGKH, from the coding sequence TTGAAACAAAATTTTTTAATGAATGTTCAAAGAAAGCGGGTCATACATGTGAATGGTTTTGAAAAACGAACAGAAGAAAAGAAAAAGAAAATTTTAGATGCCACTTTTGAGTTGATGAATAAAGATGATGATGCCGGAAATGTAACCATGGAAGAAATCGCTCAACGAGCAAATGTCGGTAAAGCTACCCTTTTTAAATATTTTGGCAGCAAAGATAATCTTATCCATGAAGTTTACCAGCATTTTATTGATCAACTAATTACCGGTGCCAGAGAAATTGTAGCTGAAAATAAATCGTTTGAAGAAACGCTAATTGCATTGAGCCAAAATAAAATCGGCTATTTAGATAAAATCAATCATCAATTCTATATGAGAATGATGGATTTCTTTACGAAAAAGGACGATGCAGGCCAGTCTTTGATGATGCAGAAATTTAATGAAGTCAATTACGGCATGTTATTGGATTTATTTCATCGGGGGCGTAAAGAGGGAAAAGTGGACTTGAAATATTCGGATGAATTTCTGCTGCTGTATTTCCAGGCGATTGTAGAAGGCATTTCCAAGCCGCAAATTTATGAGAAAATCGCCCCCTATACAGAAGAATGGACGGAGATGCTCATTAAAGGGATTGCACCGGGGAAGCATTAA
- a CDS encoding ABC transporter ATP-binding protein, which yields MTNMVKLQGLQKKFGRFQALSDVTFTVEEGEVVGFIGPNGAGKSTTIRTLLGIIKRDGGQAEIFGKDVWKESLEIHKRISYVPGDVALWGSLTGGEIIDLFMKLHGGGDKQKRDYLIKRFELDPKKKSKGYSKGNRQKVGLIAALSVDSDLYIFDEPTSGLDPLMESVFQEEVEKIKEAGKSILLSSHILSEVERLADRVVIIRQGEIVEAGTLDELRHLTRSAVTLTTEDDVSKMESIEGVHDFSQKDNQATFSADNKYINHILTEATKLGVKKFEAVPPTLEDLFMRHYEG from the coding sequence ATGACAAACATGGTGAAATTACAAGGGTTGCAAAAGAAGTTTGGTAGGTTTCAAGCGTTAAGCGATGTAACTTTCACGGTAGAGGAGGGAGAAGTTGTCGGGTTTATCGGGCCGAATGGCGCCGGTAAATCGACCACGATTCGTACGTTATTGGGAATTATTAAGCGTGACGGCGGGCAAGCGGAAATTTTCGGAAAGGATGTTTGGAAAGAAAGTTTGGAAATTCATAAACGTATTTCTTATGTACCAGGGGATGTTGCGCTTTGGGGGAGTCTAACTGGTGGAGAAATCATTGACTTGTTTATGAAGTTACATGGCGGTGGAGATAAACAAAAACGTGATTATTTAATCAAACGTTTTGAATTAGACCCGAAGAAAAAATCCAAAGGGTATTCGAAAGGGAACCGACAAAAAGTTGGTTTGATCGCAGCGCTATCCGTGGATTCGGATTTATATATATTTGATGAGCCGACTTCTGGCCTTGATCCATTGATGGAATCCGTTTTTCAGGAAGAAGTGGAGAAAATAAAGGAAGCAGGGAAATCCATTTTGCTGTCTTCTCATATTCTGAGTGAGGTAGAGCGTTTAGCTGATAGGGTTGTCATTATACGTCAGGGTGAAATTGTAGAAGCGGGGACATTGGATGAGTTACGGCATTTGACCCGTTCTGCTGTAACTTTAACAACAGAAGACGATGTTTCCAAAATGGAGTCTATTGAAGGTGTCCACGATTTCTCGCAAAAAGACAATCAGGCTACATTTTCTGCTGACAACAAATATATCAACCATATTTTAACAGAAGCAACCAAGCTGGGTGTGAAGAAGTTTGAAGCTGTTCCGCCGACGCTCGAAGATTTATTTATGCGTCACTATGAAGGTTAA
- a CDS encoding ABC transporter permease has translation MFKEKFARWDTLFLQYIKRDWKKMIFWVLGIGLFSGAFVPAFEEIAKGQGLIGMYETLQNPAMISMVGPTPIDTATDYTLGAMYAHEMLLFCGLFAMIMSVLHVVGHTRKEEDLGLTELVRSFQIGRQANSLAAMAEVIVINGLLALFISGLLQIFGGDTISVQGSILFGTSVGIAGVIGAAIGLVMAQMMPASSSATGSALGLVGLLYIIRAGTDVSNVDFSMFNPLSWTYLTYPFTDNNWMPIIFALLFSAVMVIIAFALEGRRDMGAGYLPEREGREHAKRSLLSVRGLFIQLNKGITISWLIGFIVMGAAYGSIYGDMQTFLESNEMMRQMFAQSGVSIEASFTGTIMMVMMGLVSILPIVIVNKLFAEESRLHLSQLYATKVTRGQFYWTTIGLAIVAALIGTLLAAGGLGGTALSVMGDEGTMDIADFLAAGYNFLPSVLFFTGLAALALGWAPKLGKVVYAYLGYSFILNYFGGILDLPEWFSKTAIQSWIPQMPIESFDAPVFITIMVISIAFMIIGYLGYHRRDMIEGA, from the coding sequence ATGTTTAAAGAAAAATTTGCACGTTGGGATACACTATTTTTGCAATATATAAAGCGTGATTGGAAAAAAATGATTTTTTGGGTTCTTGGAATTGGCTTGTTTTCAGGGGCTTTTGTTCCGGCATTTGAAGAAATAGCAAAAGGGCAAGGTTTAATAGGCATGTATGAAACGTTGCAAAATCCAGCGATGATATCCATGGTCGGTCCAACGCCAATTGATACAGCAACTGATTACACATTAGGTGCCATGTATGCGCATGAGATGTTATTATTCTGCGGTTTGTTTGCGATGATTATGTCTGTCCTGCACGTGGTAGGGCACACACGTAAGGAGGAAGATCTTGGGCTGACGGAGCTTGTACGCTCATTTCAAATTGGGCGGCAGGCAAACTCGCTCGCGGCAATGGCAGAAGTTATTGTTATTAATGGGTTATTAGCACTGTTTATTAGCGGACTGCTCCAGATTTTTGGTGGAGATACGATTTCCGTCCAAGGCTCCATTTTATTTGGAACTTCTGTTGGAATAGCCGGTGTGATTGGAGCAGCTATTGGATTGGTGATGGCACAAATGATGCCTGCTTCATCCAGTGCGACAGGATCAGCTTTGGGTTTAGTTGGTCTACTTTATATTATTCGTGCTGGAACGGATGTATCAAATGTGGATTTCTCGATGTTTAATCCACTTAGCTGGACGTATCTGACTTATCCATTTACGGATAACAACTGGATGCCAATTATTTTCGCTTTGCTTTTCAGTGCAGTAATGGTGATCATTGCTTTTGCGCTGGAGGGCAGGCGTGATATGGGCGCAGGTTACCTGCCTGAAAGAGAAGGTAGAGAACATGCGAAACGGTCGTTATTGTCTGTGCGGGGACTGTTTATCCAATTGAATAAGGGAATCACAATCAGCTGGTTGATTGGTTTTATAGTGATGGGAGCAGCTTATGGATCCATTTATGGGGATATGCAAACATTTCTGGAAAGTAATGAGATGATGAGGCAAATGTTTGCGCAATCAGGAGTTTCTATTGAAGCGTCCTTTACTGGAACGATTATGATGGTCATGATGGGGCTAGTTTCTATTTTGCCGATTGTTATTGTGAATAAGCTTTTTGCTGAAGAAAGTCGATTGCATTTAAGTCAGCTTTACGCCACAAAAGTCACTCGCGGACAATTTTACTGGACAACAATTGGTTTAGCTATTGTTGCCGCGTTAATTGGAACGTTACTGGCTGCTGGCGGGCTTGGCGGTACAGCCTTATCCGTTATGGGGGATGAAGGCACAATGGATATTGCTGATTTTCTTGCAGCCGGCTACAACTTCCTGCCATCGGTTTTATTCTTTACAGGACTTGCAGCTTTAGCGCTTGGCTGGGCACCAAAGTTGGGTAAAGTAGTCTATGCGTATCTTGGCTATTCTTTTATCTTAAATTACTTTGGCGGTATTTTGGACTTACCGGAATGGTTCTCAAAAACAGCTATACAAAGCTGGATTCCACAAATGCCGATAGAAAGTTTCGATGCTCCGGTTTTTATTACGATAATGGTAATTAGTATTGCATTTATGATTATCGGTTATCTTGGTTATCATAGACGGGATATGATAGAAGGAGCTTAA
- a CDS encoding tRNA dihydrouridine synthase, whose product MIDNFWRALPRPFFILAPMEDVTNVVFRHVVSAAARPDVFFTEFTNSESYCHPEGVHSVRGRLTFTADEQPIVAHIWGDKPEYFRQMSIGMAEQGFRGLDINMGCPVPNVATKGKGCGLIRRPEVAADLIQAAKAGGLPVSVKTRLGYTSVDEWYDWLRHLLQQDIVNLSIHLRTKKEMSKVDAHWEVIPEIKKLRDEVAPDTLLTINGDIPDRQTGLELVRKYGVDGVMIGRGIFNNPFAFEKQPKEHSRKELLDLLRLQLDLHDKYSELEARPFKPLRRFFKIYVRGFRGASELRAQLMHTNSTDDVRALLE is encoded by the coding sequence ATGATAGATAATTTTTGGCGTGCGTTACCACGGCCGTTTTTTATACTGGCACCAATGGAAGATGTGACGAATGTTGTTTTTCGTCATGTTGTAAGTGCGGCAGCCAGACCTGATGTGTTTTTTACAGAGTTCACAAACTCGGAAAGTTATTGTCATCCAGAGGGGGTTCACAGCGTGCGGGGGCGTTTGACTTTTACAGCGGATGAGCAACCGATTGTAGCCCATATATGGGGGGATAAACCTGAGTATTTTCGGCAAATGAGTATTGGTATGGCGGAGCAAGGGTTTCGCGGGTTGGATATCAATATGGGATGTCCCGTCCCAAATGTGGCTACAAAAGGGAAGGGATGTGGCCTAATCCGTCGTCCGGAAGTTGCAGCGGATTTAATACAAGCAGCAAAGGCAGGAGGATTGCCCGTAAGTGTGAAGACACGTCTTGGTTACACGAGTGTAGACGAATGGTACGACTGGCTGAGGCACCTATTGCAACAAGACATTGTTAATCTTTCTATCCATCTGCGTACGAAAAAGGAAATGAGTAAAGTAGATGCACATTGGGAGGTCATCCCGGAAATTAAGAAGCTTCGTGACGAGGTGGCACCCGATACACTATTAACGATCAATGGCGATATTCCGGATCGCCAAACTGGTTTGGAGCTCGTTCGCAAGTATGGAGTGGATGGAGTAATGATTGGGCGTGGTATTTTTAATAATCCATTTGCTTTTGAAAAGCAGCCCAAAGAACATAGCAGGAAGGAATTGCTTGATCTCTTAAGATTGCAGTTGGATCTTCATGATAAATATTCCGAATTGGAAGCTCGTCCGTTTAAGCCGCTTCGTCGCTTTTTTAAGATATATGTCCGTGGGTTTCGAGGGGCAAGTGAACTACGAGCGCAATTGATGCATACAAATTCAACAGATGATGTACGTGCATTGCTCGAATAA
- a CDS encoding DUF4870 domain-containing protein has product MKADKILSSLCYFSVFFAPFLFPIIIFIIASGNVRYHAGKALWTHLVPYLSFFIGVGALVLNAGNQTTTLIIICMFTLIGIYYIILNIVRGIKVLLES; this is encoded by the coding sequence ATGAAGGCGGATAAAATTTTGTCCTCTTTATGTTATTTCAGTGTCTTTTTTGCACCATTTTTATTTCCAATTATTATATTTATTATAGCGTCGGGGAATGTGAGGTATCATGCAGGAAAAGCTTTATGGACACATTTAGTCCCCTATCTTTCTTTTTTTATAGGTGTGGGAGCCTTGGTATTAAATGCTGGGAACCAAACAACAACGCTGATCATTATTTGCATGTTTACGTTGATCGGGATCTACTACATTATTTTAAATATTGTTAGGGGAATAAAGGTTTTACTAGAGAGTTAA
- a CDS encoding LLM class flavin-dependent oxidoreductase — MVNHQAKDLKLSILDLATMYNGESAWQTLQNSTDLVQLADRLGYTRYWFAEHHNTKYQMSTSPDLLGAHAAAVSNNIRIGSGGIMLPNHSPLKVAENFSILEALHPGRIDLGIGRAPGTDGLTALALRRSREAVTTYDFPEQLDELLSFFSHAFPNDHPFKEITPSPDKHLIPDIYMLGSSNGGMQFASQHGLGFVFAAHISPQLAVPMLRAYRENFTPSSYMPEPKSVLSIIVIAAETDEEAEYLAGPAELQWVRWGTGEFQLAPPTLEEAKAHEYTPQEEDVRRENKGRFVIGSVEKVEKQLRKLAEDAMVDEIMILNMLTEKHTRHRSYELLADAFNLSPSNQ, encoded by the coding sequence ATGGTGAATCATCAAGCAAAAGATTTAAAATTATCCATTTTGGATTTGGCGACCATGTATAACGGGGAATCAGCATGGCAAACATTACAAAATTCTACAGACCTCGTGCAGTTAGCCGATCGTCTTGGATATACTCGTTACTGGTTTGCGGAACATCATAATACCAAGTATCAAATGAGCACTTCTCCGGATTTATTAGGTGCTCATGCAGCAGCTGTGTCGAACAACATTCGTATTGGATCTGGCGGAATTATGCTGCCGAATCACAGTCCACTTAAGGTAGCAGAGAATTTCTCCATACTCGAAGCTCTGCATCCAGGTCGAATTGATCTTGGAATCGGGCGGGCGCCCGGGACGGATGGCCTGACAGCATTGGCATTAAGAAGGTCACGAGAAGCAGTGACTACCTATGATTTCCCGGAGCAATTGGATGAATTGCTTTCCTTTTTTTCGCATGCATTTCCAAATGATCATCCTTTTAAAGAAATCACGCCTTCACCGGATAAGCATTTGATTCCGGACATTTATATGCTTGGATCAAGTAATGGAGGAATGCAGTTCGCTTCACAGCATGGACTTGGCTTTGTATTTGCAGCTCACATATCTCCCCAATTAGCTGTACCAATGCTGCGAGCTTATCGTGAAAACTTCACACCATCTTCTTACATGCCTGAACCGAAAAGCGTGTTATCTATCATTGTCATTGCTGCAGAAACAGATGAAGAAGCTGAATATCTGGCAGGACCGGCAGAATTACAATGGGTACGATGGGGGACAGGAGAATTTCAACTGGCTCCTCCAACGCTTGAAGAGGCAAAGGCCCATGAATATACACCTCAGGAGGAAGATGTACGGAGAGAAAATAAAGGCCGCTTTGTGATAGGAAGCGTGGAAAAGGTAGAGAAGCAACTTAGGAAACTTGCGGAAGATGCGATGGTCGATGAAATCATGATATTGAACATGTTGACCGAAAAACACACACGGCACAGGTCTTATGAACTTTTGGCAGATGCGTTTAACCTTTCCCCTTCTAATCAATGA
- the cyoE gene encoding heme o synthase, with the protein MNNEQAASAQKLDKAITSSNHIIRDLISLLKLKVLIANVFPVFTGFWLAVYFTGGSFAAQLDTFLLTVIGSTLIIAGALLFNNWYEVDLDKEMKRTQTRPTVTGNFSLQAVFKMAAASTGIGFILMLFTTLEAALYAVLGWFVYVVLYTLWSKRKYTLNTVIGSLSGAFTPLIGWAAIDSAFHIVPMVLFLVLFIWQIPHTFAIAIKRHDEYKAAGVPMLPVVHGFAFTKRQIVVYVACLLPLPLFLATFGTTFIVLATLLNAGFLYLAIRGFFTKDNRKWAQTIFIYSLSYLFVLFLIMIIATLPVFT; encoded by the coding sequence ATGAACAATGAACAAGCAGCTTCCGCGCAGAAGTTGGATAAAGCAATAACATCAAGTAATCACATTATCCGTGATCTTATATCACTTTTGAAATTAAAAGTACTCATCGCTAATGTTTTTCCGGTTTTCACCGGTTTCTGGTTAGCTGTTTACTTTACCGGTGGTTCTTTTGCAGCGCAATTGGATACATTTCTGTTAACGGTAATTGGAAGTACATTAATCATTGCAGGTGCACTTCTTTTTAATAATTGGTATGAGGTTGACCTTGATAAAGAAATGAAACGCACGCAAACACGTCCTACTGTAACTGGGAATTTTTCTCTACAGGCTGTATTCAAAATGGCAGCAGCATCTACAGGAATTGGGTTCATCCTAATGTTGTTTACAACGTTAGAAGCAGCGTTATATGCTGTGCTTGGATGGTTTGTCTATGTCGTATTATATACCCTATGGTCGAAACGAAAATATACACTCAATACGGTAATCGGTAGTTTATCGGGAGCATTTACACCTTTAATCGGATGGGCAGCAATAGATTCTGCTTTTCATATTGTACCAATGGTCTTGTTTCTTGTGTTGTTTATATGGCAAATACCACACACGTTTGCGATTGCAATCAAAAGACATGATGAATACAAAGCTGCAGGGGTACCGATGTTACCGGTTGTACATGGTTTTGCGTTTACCAAGCGGCAGATTGTTGTCTATGTTGCATGTTTACTTCCATTACCGCTGTTTTTAGCGACATTTGGCACAACCTTTATCGTACTGGCAACGTTGCTTAATGCTGGATTTTTATATTTAGCTATACGTGGATTTTTCACAAAAGATAATCGCAAATGGGCTCAAACAATTTTTATATACTCATTAAGCTATTTATTCGTTTTATTTCTGATAATGATTATCGCTACGTTACCTGTGTTTACTTAG
- a CDS encoding GNAT family N-acetyltransferase, whose product MVMINKGENKFYVGDDIKDPLAEITFIENGDNRLVIDHTYVSDELRRQGIAGELVGKVVMRAREKGKKILPLCPYAKSKLEKTPEYHDILENQ is encoded by the coding sequence ATGGTTATGATAAATAAAGGGGAAAATAAGTTTTATGTGGGAGACGATATAAAAGATCCATTGGCTGAGATTACGTTTATAGAAAATGGGGATAACCGGCTTGTCATTGATCATACTTATGTATCGGATGAGCTTCGTAGACAAGGTATTGCGGGAGAGTTAGTGGGAAAAGTAGTGATGCGCGCAAGAGAAAAAGGGAAAAAAATTCTGCCTTTATGCCCGTATGCCAAAAGTAAACTGGAAAAAACACCGGAATATCATGATATACTGGAGAATCAGTAA